In Argiope bruennichi chromosome 4, qqArgBrue1.1, whole genome shotgun sequence, a single window of DNA contains:
- the LOC129966389 gene encoding blastula protease 10-like, with the protein MMKSSLGEVTAVFCLIQIIICVLAEDDLAEFDEKLILTQLGRTKTDRGQLLFEGDIIDDSSKKQDSMKALPNKGSLWLDRIIPYEFHSSVNKSTGNTIRSAMDEWEKKTCLKFVPRTNQKQFLRFRTDAGGCFTFVGKKNMEGQDVNLGPGCEHLQITMHEIGHSLGFYHEHSRRDRSEVIKILWHNIEKGMASQFRPGNDNAKGVPYDVTSVMHYSPMSFSSHIFEKNTMVSLDPRLQTLIGRSRGITFRDAKLANMMYSCDDECPNKGSLLCQNYGYLSPYQGNSEPCTCVCPPNTQGKKCEKITGDYYGSLTCGGDIHREGIIQSPGYPSRKPNDSCTWKIQAPSGKKVRVIFEDFSFRPRMDKPSNRYNGYCVYEHVEIRTSNMDEGDFYCGEDISEGTEMVSSSNTFLILIRADSKGQGRGLKANIKFI; encoded by the exons ATTATCATATGTGTCTTAGCAGAAGACGATTTGGCAGAATTTGACGAAAAG CTTATTCTTACTCAGTTAGGGAGAACAAAGACAGACAGAGGACAACTTCTGTTCGAGGGCGACATCATAGATGATTCCTCTAAAAAACAAGATTCAATGAAGGCACTACCGAATAAAGGGTCTTTATGGTTAGATAGGATTATACCTTACGAGTTTCACAGCT cTGTTAATAAAAGTACAGGTAATACGATTCGATCGGCAATGGACGAATGGGAAAAGAAAACATGCTTGAAGTTTGTACCTAGAACAAATCAAAAACAATTCTTAAGATTTCGAACTGATGCCGGAGG ctGTTTTACATTTGTCGGAAAAAAGAATATGGAAGGACAAGACGTGAATCTTGGTCCAGGATGTGAGCAT CTGCAAATAACAATGCATGAGATAGGTCACTCTCTGGGATTTTACCATGAGCATTCGCGACGTGACAGAAGCGAAGTGATCAAGATATTGTGGCACAACATCGAGAAAGGCATGGCAAGTCAATTCAGACCTGGAAATGATAACGCCAAAGGAGTGCCTTATGACGTGACATCAGTCATGCATTACAGCCCTATG tctTTTAGTAgtcacatatttgaaaaaaatacgatGGTCTCGTTGGATCCACGACTCCAGACATTAATTGGAAGGAGCAGAGGCATTACATTCAGAGATGCTAAACTAGCTAACATGATGTATTCATGCGATG ATGAATGTCCGAATAAAGGCAGCTTGCTTTGTCAAAATTATGGTTATCTTTCTCCATACCAAGGAAATTCTGAGCCATGTACGTGCGTGTGCCCGCCGAATACACAAggaaaaaaatgtgagaaaattaCGGGTGACTATTATG gatCTCTGACATGCGGAGGAGATATACATCGAGAAGGTATCATCCAAAGTCCAGGATATCCAAGCAGAAAACCAAATGACAGTTGCACCTGGAAGATACAA GCGCCATCTGGTAAGAAAGTTCGAGTGATTTTCGAAGATTTCAGTTTCCGCCCCAGAATGGACAAACCCTCTAATAGATATAATGGCTACTGTGTATATGAGCATGTTGAAATTCGAACTTCCAATATGGACGAAGGAGACTT TTATTGTGGTGAAGATATCTCCGAAGGTACTGAAATGGTCTCGTCTTCCAATACGTTTCTCATTCTCATCAGAGCCGATTCCAAAGGCCAAGGAAGGGGTCTTAAAGccaatattaaattcatatag